One Nicotiana sylvestris chromosome 12, ASM39365v2, whole genome shotgun sequence genomic window carries:
- the LOC138882612 gene encoding uncharacterized protein — MRIKVISWNVRGLNDKKKREIIKSQVQNWRADIICMQETKVEGDIEEIVRQIWGGRWVRYASLEASGTRWGILMLWDCRVWKGEVLQTGAYTLTCKFDALLQNFQCHITGVYAPNCRIERKKVWSEIGAVRGLMEGPWAVCGDFNVTRYPSKKRECSRRSRAMVEFSDFIEDMELIDLRLEGGNYTWFKGDNHTAASRIDRFLISEEWDVRLRNIKQTIQQRLISDHSPVALDCGAWEQAKSYFKFENWWLNVEGFEDRIREWWGSFEFSGIPDYILACKLKALKGKLKG, encoded by the coding sequence ATGAGGATCAAAGTAATTTCCTGGAATGTAAGGGGTCTAAATGATAAGAAGAAAAGGGAGATAATAAAAAGTCAAGTGCAGAATTGGAGGGCAGACATTATTTGCATGCAAGAAACAAAAGTCGAGGGGGATATCGAGGAAATAGTCAGGCAAATATGGGGTGGTAGATGGGTTAGGTATGCAAGTTTAGAAGCTAGCGGCACGAGATGGGGGATTTTGATGTTATGGGATTGCAGAGTATGGAAAGGGGAGGTGTTACAGACTGGTGCATACACTTTGACGTGCAAGTTTGACGCTCTTCTACAGAATTTTCAATGTCACATAACAGGAGTGTATGCTCCAAATTGTAGAATAGAAAGGAAAAAAGTATGGAGTGAAATTGGTGCAGTGAGGGGATTGATGGAAGGTCCTTGGGCGGTTTGTGGCGATTTTAACGTTACAAGGTACCCTTCTAAAAAACGGGAATGCTCAAGGAGGTCCAGAGCGATGGTGGAGTTTTCGGATTTTATAGAAGATATGGAGCTGATAGATCTTCGACTTGAAGGAGGAAACTACACTTGGTTCAAAGGGGACAATCATACAGCGGCTTCAAGAATTGATAGATTTCTCATTTCAGAAGAATGGGATGTAAGGCTCAGAAACATCAAGCAAACTATCCAACAAAGGCTGATTTCGGACCATTCACCTGTGGCTCTAGACTGTGGTGCGTGGGAACAAGCTAAATCATACTTTAAGTTTGAAAATTGGTGGCTGAATGTGGAAGGTTTTGAGGACAGAATTAGAGAGTGGTGGGGATCTTTTGAATTCTCAGGAATACCTGATTACATTTTAGCTTGCAAGTTAAAGGCTCTCAAGGGCAAGCTAAAAGGATAG